The genomic window aacaccttgatgacatgtacgagatatgggtgaaatcggttcacaaccacgccttcttccaatgtaacgctattttgaattccatctgatgccttttctgtataatatgagtatatacattaggaaccaatgatgatagcggaataaaactttacaaaaatacggtatttgaaaaatatgtaaatgacggattatgaaatctcgattatcactttatcatgcgagagtataaaatgttcggtgacacccgaacttagtccttccttacttgtttaagttGATATTGTTGTGTACTAACTCACTTTTTTGTAAAAGGCTCCAAAgcgttacaaattttatttaaaacgaaGCGAAAAGTTGGTTTGGATAATCGAAACCTCTTGATGAACTCATTGTCATCATAGCTATCTGAATAATCCGGCCGACAGCGATACTTCCTACGAGATGCAGCTAGTTGCTCCGAGCCTTCAAACATTTCTTCCAGCCAATTAATATATAATGCACGTTGTGTCGACATAgtgtaatttaaattaaaattttttgtttgtatcaaaaagcaaaataaataacagctgttcaatttttgtaaataaacaaaaaactttagtTGGCAATGCTTAATTTAAAGCTGGctacaaatttttaaaggttacATCAGGAGAGCAGCAATTTATCGATACAATAACTTAATTCGCGAATGAGAAAGCGAAAATGCGTTTATCGAGGCGATAAAGTGGCCGGTAATTTAAAGGTCAGACTAGAAAACGGCCCTAAGAGTAATGTGCTGGGGCAATTCCAGCTTCGCAGGTTCGTTCCCCGCGGATATTCATTGGTTTTGATAAGCTTCAGTACCTTGGAGGACAGATATgttgaatttatatatttagaatTTATAAACCTTTTCTTTTTAAAACGAAGACCGGTAAtaggttaaaaaaattaaggtatGATTAGTCTCGAAAACaagattttttctaaatgctttTCGAAAGAGGAGAATGATTATTGTTACGAACGATCTGGCAGTATGACTCACGTAATCCTCGTAAGTCCTACTTGCTTACGCATGATCTAACGTGGCGCGTTCTGATTGGTCTAATAATCAAAGCGGGAGCACTTATTTTAAGTCCTACTTGCTTACGCATGAACTGACGTTGCGCATTCTGATTGGTCCAATTGGGAAATCGGGAGCAATTAGTCTATTTAGCAAAGTAGGCAATGGGAAAAACGATCATACCGTTGGTAACGTTCAGAGGGTGCAGTTGAGACTAAATCTTTAATTAAGACTTTATTTAACctattatttaacatttgatTTAACATTTGAATtcgatattaaatattatttcaattaaatgcaaaaaaatgtactcgcattttttattaacatcttaaaaaatttattccacCCTCATCGCGCACTGCATTTATCGTAAATTATAATGTCGCgcgagttatgtgtacactatcatcccaaccagacaccacacaacaaaatactataaattggacaaaataaaagattaaagaaaaacaagtaaacattacaaaaaatataagataacaagtagagataaagaacataatgcaaatgtatacaaacatgttttggtccttatgtttgactataatgataacccaaacattatcgggtaaacccaacagtcatgtttgtttgcattcaatagaaaataagattacattttacaaatattgtattcataatgCCAAAGcctacaaacatgttttggtccttatgtttgactataatgataacccaaacattatcgggtaaacccaacagtcatgtttgtttgcattcaatagaaaataagattacattttacaaatattgtatttcataagaaaataaacaaaacaaagaaatagattaagaaaattgtaatcactttagtagttatataagcagaacataacttgaaacattagagaataaaatataatgtcatagaaacaacatcattggcatttttattcctccgctcgaacaaacctaaaactggcgcagtcggtaaaaCAAACTTCTAAGAGTTGAGCGATactaaaaactgaagttttgcAAGTTTCGTAAGCTTTAGCAACGAGGAAGCAAATCTTAAGATTAGCTCCCATTTTAAAAAGATCtcttatatatactataaatatataagtcggTCGGCACAAGATAATgaagtttaagaaatttaagtttctaCACAAGTTATCTGGAACGTCGGGAGGAGCGACTCGAGGACTACAATTTGTGAAGGCGAAGAATAGCTTCATTCACGCCCATCAACATTACCAGGAAGAGTGGGATTAAAGATTAATGCCACACACAGAAGACGCAGAAAGAGCGAAGTGCAccatacaaagcaacaacaacaagttcagtTGTAATAAAGAGGATACATCAGCAATGAATCAGGCGAGGCAGCAACCACTTCAGATGACAGGATCGCAAATTTTTGAAGGAAGCTTCAAGAATCATGGACTTTGACGGCAGAGATTTATCATCATTCATCAGGGAAGTTGACACTGATCATACTTCCTTTATTCAGCCCCAACCTATCAATGTTGGAATTTGTAACGCAGCGACacgtcaaaacaaaaattaaggagAAGCAGCAAAAGTGTCATCCGGCCTTTGGGACCTACACCAACATGGCAGCAAATGAGAGAAAAGAActcataaaaatttttggagTAAAGGAGTCATTACCACACCCTTTACAATCAGGCGATTATTACTACTGAAACTATAACGTAAGTCAATATTTCCagaatttaaaagatattttagataaactaaatttaaaacatgaatTCGATAGGATAAAGCCTATAGAATTTTCCCCAATTAACAACGAAAgtttaattctaaaaacatttttaaatgggaTACACTAACTTAAGCAGTGTAGTGATTAGTAGAAATATAAGCACCATTAGAGAGGCTTTTAGCGTTCTTCCAAAGAGACAGGTTTGCTAATAAATTTGATAAagacaaaacaattataaaagaaataattatagaaatttttcaaatagaaattctttgtcctcacaattttggcaatttcaataataaccaGTATATacaaaattccaataattttcaatttggacaAAAATCAGCCGAGAAAATTTCATGTAATTCTAGCAAAATGACAATTATCAACAATTTAGCTTTGGACAAAAATAGGCAAAATAATTCACAACAATCTAGAAGATATAATTCAGTCCAAAGGAGATAAAACCCCCAGACCGATGGAAATAGATCACGTTCAAGAACAAGCAAATTTTCGGTTGCCAGCCCAAAACAATCGTTACCGATAATAGAAGTGAccataaaaattccaaaattaaatgtcttattgacacagggtctacaacatcattattgaaatataatgtgtTAAAGATTATGAATACATTGAGCTTGATAAACCAATACACTTTAGCAccattaaggaattttttccctAAATAAAGAGTTAGTCACCCCAGCCCCAAACAGATTCAATGAAAAAGAAGTTATATACATTGGAAACtaaccaacataaaaataaaagctttgaTGCAATAATAGgacaaaatgtttttaaaacctattaaagcaataattaactTAGAAAGAAGGTATGTAGAAATaaacaactaaaattaaatttataaactcaaGCTGCCCTTACAATTACAGaagatattaatatacttacagAGATGTAAAGAGAATTTGCTAGATATTTTTATCAAATGGTGACATGAATGaagaaagaaaaagcaaaaattagaatacaTTCTAAAAGCAAATAGCTTGATTTATTTTCCAGAAGGTAAAACCTTTCTCATACTCATGAAAATTCAGCATGaaatagttacaaaaacaagtagaccaacttataataaaatttatagatatccCCAAAATCATGAAGAAGAAATTAGTAGACAGATGAACGAGATGTTGCGCCAAGGTGTAATTAAAAGAAGTAATTCCCGTTACAACTCGCCTCTTTGGATTGTACCGAAAAAGCAAAGACAATTCAATGAAGAAAAAAGATGGAGAATAGTTATTGACTACAGGAAGCTAAACAGAGTCACTATAGATGACAAATTTCCAATACCCCATATAGAAACAATACTCAGCAAACTTGGAAGAGCTCAGTATTTTACAACATTAGATCTTGCAAAAGAAACTTTCATCAAGtattaataaagaagaagatagaccAAAAACAGCTTTCTCTACACCCCAAGGACACTTTGAATTTATAAGAATGCCGTTCGGACTAAAGAATACCAGCAACTTTCAACGTTTAATGAATTCGAGTTCTTAGGGAATATATCAACAAGATATGTGTAGTTTATTTAGACGacatcttaatttttagttcaaaGTATTGAAGAagcatacccaaaatatcaccaaaatattttcagcattaagaaaacataatttaaagattCAGGTTTgagataaatacaaattttcgcgaaaacaactgaatttctaggtcacactttaacaacagaagggatacaaccaaatttaagcaaaatcgaaaacatacaaaaactaaagttgcctactacatcaaagcaaattaaatcatTCCTAGGTATAACAGGTTATTATAGAAGAATTTGTAAGAGGTTGCACGCTAAAGTAGCACatggtttaacaaaatatttaaaagggatattaaaataaacactcgCGATCCTCAGTACATATCATCctttgaaaacttaaaaaatctaTTAGTAAGCCCACCAATGTGAAATATcagactttaacaaaaaatttggcatttcaaCTGATGCAAGTGACTTTGCAATTGGCGCGCTATTAATCCAGGGCAGTCATCTTATAAGCTATGCTAGTCGAACACTTAACAAACACGAAAGAAGTTATTCCactatagaaaaaaaactactaGTTATTGTCTGGGCAGTGACATACTACGAGTATAGACCATACATttacggcagagcatttgatcTCTTATCCGATCACCAACCACTTAAGTGgctccaaataaaaaacaagggaAAAGACATTAGTTAAGATTGCAAGAGATGGTTAATTAAACTAAGAgtgaatacaatattaatataaatttacgtgaaaagaaaggaaaggaaaataacGTAGCCGATTTTCTAAGGTAGAATAGATAGTAACACAGGCGAGATTCATTCATTGGAAGAGACAACATAAGCACAAATGCTACAATCCACTCTCAAAGAGGAGGAACTAAAtgatcattttcaattttacatactATTGTAAAATCGCTTCAATACACAAAtcattttaacaaacaaaagaaaattatggaATCTGAAGGAACTAGGAGCCTTTACGAAGAGAAAATTTTATTAGCGCagagatataaaaataataatttcatagatCTTTGTCGTAAGCTTACATAAATAGTGGAAAAGtaggtattttttcttatttaaccgataatcagtacaatatagttcagcaaaagcttattcaaatatttaatagacatgtaaagttttttagatgtgaattccatgctaaagagatatgaaaaatgaagaaacaagtttataaacaaattgctcaATATCATAAAAAGTGAAACAGGCCATGCAGGTATTaacgaaaattatgaaaaattgaaaaaaactaatatactggaaaaaatttgaaagtttgattcaaaaatatataaataattgcgacgtttgcaatagagcaaaatatgatagaaacctttaaaaccaaaatttcaattaacagAAAACACCAtcagatataaatgaaatagttcacgcggaatatatacataaataaaaatgttacttccttacttttatagacaaatttgcgaaatttgctaTGGCATTTCAGCTAGAAGATAGAAACAGTATAACTATTATAGAAAAGCTTAGATTATTCTTTTTCTATCAAAGGGCAGAACAGAATGTTAATATTAGATAATGAATTCAACTCAATTaacataaaaagattttttaggaaagaagaagaaatagaagttcattttacaaaaacCAAACAGTCATACACAGGAATTCAGATATCGAgaagatttcataatactctATCCGAAAGAATTAGAGtcctagaaattgaaaaaccaagcctttcgacagcggaaaaagtatttcaaagcatAGAATGGTATAACAAATCTTATCATTCTACAATCAAAACCACACCTCTTGAGGTTATAAAtggaaaaactgataaaaaatttgattaaagacactattcagaagactaaagaaaaatgcataGGAAAACTGAATAGAAATAGAGAAGAGTTTAATAACACTCAAAAAGAAGGTTACGTAAAAAGTTATAAAGCAGTTCGGCAAAAATACGAACCAAGATATAGAAAATTGCCATTAGATAATATTCACCCGACAAATATTAAACGTCTAATTAGTTTTTTAGGTCAAATAcatcttcaaaataacattgatgATAGCAATCGTAATAATTAAGCAATGCAACCAAACTGGGAAGTACTATGAAATACATACCGACAATGGATTACGCAGAAATTATCACCAACACTAAACAGATTGTTACATCATCTGACCTCGTAATTCACATAATTGACCCTCACTTGAAATTctttacatactaaataatataacaaaatctcataaacatattcacatttacattTACTACACCTATCTAATAGAAATTGAAATCTTGGaggtaaaatcaaaacattaatccCAAGAAAAGATTTAGTAGAAaaaagagggttaattaacggtataggttctgtacataaatttctatttagAACGATGGATGATGGAGATAGAATAGATATTGAAAATCACCTTAAGAAAGTAgatgaaaatttacataattcaattACAGCTCTCgaccaccaaataaaaattaataatttcttttcgaacacgtttacaaaattaaaacaaattattgaagacagaaaagaaataattctttAGTGTATCAAAGAGAACAGACAAAATATTGATTCTTCATGAACAAACAATAAAGATAAACATTCTCAAAAGACGCAGTAAAGCCAGATTcaggaaaacattatttcagcaaaaatgGTATTTTCACCCCAAACATTTTaacaaatgaaagaaatttataattacaacatagacctcaacaaacttcaatatataaaattatgcgccttgggaatataaaagaaaatttattagatGTTCGTAGTCAAAATCCCAAAAGAATTTCAATCAGGTACAATTAAAACTATTATTCCTATACCAAACACAGCAGGTAAAAGAAATAACAGcagaaatcgaaaatgttttgaatacaaaaatgtcatataaattcgaagaagctaaaacactcaatgaactacaaatttctaaacattgcatctacttattaaattgtgaacttatcaaaaatagcattacagaaattttacaaattgatgaagaaactattttaataaaaaatgcaaatggcatAGAACTAAACCAGAACTGcgacaacagaaaaattaagttgaaaaacactacattgaTTTCATTATAATAACTTTGCACTATTAAGACCCTATACCAAACATtctcaaatactaaaatttcatacaatcaGAGATTACAATATCCAAACTATGATACTCACAATTTcactaacaaaattacaattaacgaccttgtatttaaaaacgaagaaaatttaaaagaaattaatgaattaaaatatcacaaaaatatctctcatattggaatatcaattttaagtattattgtgattataataataattttaatatcttgtaaaattaaaaaaatgaaaaacaatactattcaaactcaggagagttttccattaagggaggaggagttatgtgtacactatcatcccagcagacaccacacaacaaaatactataaattggacaaaataaaaagattaaaaagaaaaacaagtaaacattacaaaaaatataagataacaagtagagaaaataaatgcaaatgtatacaaaatgtTTTGAATCATATGTTTGACTATATTGATAGCAAACATTATCAGGTAaacccacagtcatgtttgtttttgcattcaatagaaaataagattacattttacaaatattgtattcataatgcaaatgcatacaaacatgttttggtccttatgtttgactataatgataacccaaacattatcgggtaaaacccacagtcatgtttgttttatcattcaatagaaaataagattacatttacaaatattgtatttcataagaaaataaacaaaacaaaagaaatagattaaaaagaaaattataatcaCTTTGaagtagttatataagcagaacataacttgaaacatcagagaataaaatataatgtcatagaaacaacatcattggcatttttattcctccgctcgaacaaacctaaaactCGCGCGAGTAATACAGCATTGTCTGCTGCACCTGCTAATTTCGTTCTTGGTCCTAATTGTGCTGCAGCCACCAATCTCACCACTTCAACAAGCTTTCCAATTGTGAGCAACCTGGAGGATAATAGTGGTACTGATCGGGCTGCTAATCAGCGCATTCCTGTGACACACGGTAAGAGTTCGAACGCAGGCGTATCAAATGCAGCTCCTCCAAATGGGAGTCGGGTGTATACGGTATCACTTAACAAGCACATCTACAAAGAAAGTGAACTCACAAGTCCTGTTCACTCCTAAAATTGTTTTGGTTCACTCGGCCTTCGTCGTCGCGCCGAGTTGCTACAAAACAAAGTGAAATCTTACGACAGAGGCAGGCTTTATTAAGAGAACAGCACAGCTTTTTGGATCACTTAGAGATGCAATGGGTTTTGATGACGACTTTGACGAAAGGCAATATTCAATGCCTAGGATCTCAACCAGGTTGAAGGGTGAGGCACTTCTTCCATCCCAAATGCTGCAGCTGACACCACAATTTGTGGCGCCATTTATTGCAACCGCTCTTGTTCTAAACGATATTACAAATAGTGCGATTAGCGAAGAGTTATATGTTACATTTTTacaacatacttatatacatacatatagggaATACATAACTACAAGGGATACGAGCAAAgctaaacaaaagcaaacatacATAATAGGTATGCATATGCGAAcatacgaaaataaataaatacatacaaacaattttgcgtattgatttttttctttcgcgTTCTTAATTCGTTTGcagatacaaatatacaaataagcgCGAGTGAACTGAAGATACTTTGAtacacttcaaaaaattttcagtcacattaaaacaaaaaaaaaaatcgaactttttcataaaaaaaaaagaattaatctTTGCGGTAGCGAGACGAAAATTTGAtcacataatatattttacaataaaacattcaaatttccaaatttcgggaatgggcggaagaattatccaaaattcgaacaaaatATTCCCAATTACTATAGTATCTCCAAATGCGGATATTagaatagatgcacaagccatcgttctaccgcaacttacaaatttgcttcgaagctgtgaagtaaataaaatacactgggaaaaatgctcacatctcaaattagcagatcccaattgtcataccccatcacaaatcgacatattattaagcagtgacttaatacctcaagtaattcttgaaggtattgagaaaatctcCAATAAAATGTTAGCacaaaatacaatctttgggtggattATAAGTGGCCAAGTCCCTGAAAAAGTCAATTCTTTCACCACACAAGTGGAAAATATCTCaaacgaatttttaaataatcaacttaaaaaattttgggaaatagAAGAATTACCCCAAATCACCCACCTTTCAGAAGAAGCCTATTacaagtccacaacaacaagaaacgaacatgCTCGTTATGTTGTGAGACTACCATTCAAACCCACTTTCCCTGAAACCATAGCTCTAGGCTACTCTAGAATATCAGCGGTCCAGCAATTTCTAAGCCTGGAAAAAAGCCTGATAAAGAAAAGTGAGCTTAAATCGGCATACgataatgtgatggacgaatatcttgacctcaatcatatggaagaagctgtaccatatgaaaaagtgtctaaaggtagatatttatctttttatctgccacatcatggggtaataagacctgataaaattacaacaaaagtacgagtggttttcaatgcctcaaagtgtacgagctcaggcaaatcactcaatGATGTACTATCCACAGGGCCAACAttacaacctgatctcatgTTGCTAATTTTAAACtggcgcatgtttaaataccttttcaatggggatgtagaaaaaatgtacaggcAAATTCTGGTACATgaagatgaccaagatttccaACGTATAGTCTTCCGCAAATCAAGTGATAGTCCAATCAGCGACTATAAACTTAAAACCATCACCTTTGGCATTATTGTGCACCCTATTTGGCCATTAGAACATTACATGAAGTGGtacaaacaaatgcaacaaatttgcctttagcatcttctgtgttgcaaacacaaacatacgtgaACGACATActatcaggtagccacagtATCGCATTAGCATGCGAATCACTATCGCAAGTGATCAAAGCATTAAATTCTGAAGGTTTCCCCCTaaagaaaattacttcaaatcaccCTGAAATTATAAAAGACATTAAGAAAgaagacttattagatacaaatttccttaaatttgaaacggccagtacaacaaaaaccctagggattcaatggaatgcgataacagatgAATTCTCATATACtattgagtcaatatctgcaatgtccgccataaccaaacgccaaatactttcctcggtggcaaagcttttcgaccccgcaggatggctttcgccaataatgattcaagctaaaatcctcattcaagaattgtggcaagatggcactgaatgggatgaacaggtaaaaccGTTACGTTTAGCGAAATGggttcaatttgctaacaatttAAATACCATATCTgaaattcgaatccctcgatgggtaaatttcacccctaacattaacgcagaattacatggtttctgtgatgcctctgaaaaggcttatTGCGCAACAGTTTACGTACGCAATCAGTACGATAACAAAATATCCTCACACCTCTTGGTAGTCAAAGCCAAAGGtgcacctttgaagacactcagtctgccacggcttgaactgaatggtgctcttctgttagcaaaattaatttcaatagtcCAAACCCATCTCAAATTAAACGATCATAAAATGAATCTTTTGTCAGACTCAGAGATAGTTTTAgcatggttagaaaaaccaccctataCCTGGAAGACCTATGTATCTAACCGAATATCTCAAATCTTAGACTTAGTTGGcccagcaaaatggcaacatgttgcaagtgcagataacccagcggatcttgggacaagaggctgcaagccactgcacctcaccagcactacactctggtggaacggtcccacatggctaacagaatcCCCAAAATTCTGGCCTAAATCTCCTGCTCGGAATATCATACCTgcggaaagtcggaaaatagaaaattttcatatcactccagaagaggatgatattccACAGATTTTCATAATTTCCTAGAGCACTAAGGGTAGTCGCTTATATGAACGAATTCATTCAAAGactcaaacaaaaaatgaaaggagCACCAAATGATCCTTGCGTACAACTAACGCATtccgacttgcaacatgccaaggTCAGTCTAATACGATATACACAAACTCGCTCTTTCAGCAAAGAGATATCAAAGTTGCTTGAAAAGCGACCTCTCGAAAAGGGAAGCTCTCTTCTCGTCCTAAATCCATTCTTGGACTCTAACGGATTAATAAGGGCAAGTGGAAGATTAGCGAACTCCAGCCTTAGTTATAACGAACGTCATCCCATCATTATTCCAGAGAAATCCCGTTTTACTTACCTATTTCTATCATATCTGCACTAGCTTGCActgcatggtgagcatcgcttaatgcaacaaatggtccgtcaagaattttatataccgcgactaaaACCACAAATCAAAAGGACGATTTTCATGTGTAAACCATGTACCATGTACAAACACAAAATGAgtacgcagatcatggcagctttaccacctgaacgctgcaactatgctctaccctttaccatcactggggtggattttgctggacctttccagataaaggcctccatgttaaggtcttcttcatttagaaaagggtatgtggctgtctttgtatgtcttacgacaaaggcagtacacctcgagctttgttcagatctgactaCTGCGGCTTTTCTCGTGGCATTTGCACGCTTTGCGGACGACGCGgatttccttcaaaaataatgagcgaTAATGGGAAAAACTTCGTCGGAGCCCAAAGAGCAACAGAGAAGGAGTTTATAAACTTCATCAAAGAAATCTCACTTGAAATAGTTAACAAATATGCACCccaagggatcgattggcagtttatacctccatgttctccacacatgggtggactttgggaatcagcagtaaaaagctttaagtcttatttaaagaaaacggctggtaatcataaattcaattatgaggagtttactacacTACTCACTCGTATCGAAGCCGTATTAAATTCAAGCCCCTTATCAcccctctcgcaagatccctccgatttcacagctCTTACACCAGGTCATTTCCTCAGAGGAGCTCCTCTTCTCgccatacctgagacagaaggagactcactcactttaataaatcgatgggaaagaatcaaGATTCTCCATCACGAATTCAGCCACAGATGGAAGAAAGACTATCTCAAGGATCTCCATAAgagatatcgatggaaaacgGCCCAGAAGGAAGCCAATACAGGAGAATGCGTCATCATACAGGACGAATGCCTTCCTCCAACAGAATGGCGACTAGGCCGCATTGAAAAGGTTCATCGAGGATCAGATGGTCACATACGAGTAGTCGATGTTCGAACACAAACCGGCATATTAACTCGACCAGTCACTAAACTGTGTTTTCTTCCAAACAGCGAAGAACAACTTCAACCAAAACCGCAAAATAACTcgcaaaattaattgaaaaataattaaccaaTTCCGCTAATTCGAAATTAATCCGCTTTATAATCCGTacacaacaaataaattcaaacaagcgCGTTGAAGATCAacgtattatacatatacatatgtatagatatgtagctacaacaactacattctaatattataaacaaaatcaatttaatacaattttatattcccaTAGAAATGGACGTAGAGGAGACGCAAACCACCTCCAACACCATAAGGTCCGAAATCGCTATACCCAAAGCGTCGGCTGCACCCGTTGCCGCTCCAAGGACCAGGGTTATGCGACCACCGCCATCCACCGAAGCAGTCAAGGAGATGAGGGAAGAGCAGCTATTGGAGCCACAGGGGCCTCCATGTTGCAGCCTGTGCCATCGCCCACACGCCCTGAAACGATGTACCATTTTTAAGAGTATGAAGCCCGCTCAACGAAAACAGGTTGCAAGAGCCCATGGGCATTGCATGACCTGCCTGGCAGATGACCACGCCACCATAGAGTGT from Bactrocera tryoni isolate S06 chromosome 5, CSIRO_BtryS06_freeze2, whole genome shotgun sequence includes these protein-coding regions:
- the LOC120777132 gene encoding uncharacterized protein LOC120777132 codes for the protein MDVEETQTTSNTIRSEIAIPKASAAPVAAPRTRVMRPPPSTEAVKEMREEQLLEPQGPPCCSLCHRPHALKRCTIFKSMKPAQRKQVARAHGHCMTCLADDHATIECWADGACQYCQRPHHTLFHRFPRRANPSESSTNTRTRPHSDAIRRRRSSQSTTTRTRPSPPRHAHRQQQRRSTGLSAVLNTQ